Proteins found in one Lycium ferocissimum isolate CSIRO_LF1 chromosome 6, AGI_CSIRO_Lferr_CH_V1, whole genome shotgun sequence genomic segment:
- the LOC132060847 gene encoding protein trichome birefringence-like 42: MQYLKNQFLVDYSFEKSGRILKLDSINSSSFWRGADVLIFNSYHWWTHTGKLQAWDFIELGGKQFKDMDRMMKAYKIGLTTWGKWIDSNIDPTKTKVFFQGIPAVHFAGADWDEPKEKTCSGQTKPLGGSSYPGERYPGEPVIKEVLNTMKKPAYLLDITLLTQLRNDGHPSLYAERGTLDCSHWCVAGVPDTWNLLLYYFIKVLF, translated from the exons ATGCAGTACTTGAAGAATCAATTTCTGGTAGACTATTCCTTTGAGAAAAGTGGTCGAATTTTGAAGCTTGACTCCATTAATAGCAGCTCATTCTGGAGAGGAGCTGATGTTTTAATCTTTAACAGTTATCACTGGTGGACTCATACCGGCAAATTACAAGC GTGGGATTTCATTGAGCTTGGTGGCAAACAATTTAAAGATATGGATCGTATGATGAAAGCATATAAAATTGGGTTGACTACTTGGGGTAAATGGATCGACTCCAACATTGATCCTACCAAGACTAAAGTGTTCTTTCAAGGAATTCCTGCAGTCCATTTTGC TGGTGCAGACTGGGATGAGCCAAAGGAGAAAACTTGCAGCGGCCAAACTAAACCCTTAGGAGGATCAAGTTATCCAGGGGAAAGATATCCAGGAGAACCTGTCATAAAGGAAGTATTGAACACAATGAAGAAGCCTGCTTATTTGCTTGATATTACGTTATTGACTCAATTGAGAAACGATGGGCATCCATCTTTGTATGCCGAACGTGGCACACTAGACTGCAGCCATTGGTGTGTTGCTGGAGTACCAGATACTTGGAATCTGCTATTGTATTATTTCATAAAAGtgcttttttaa